In Vitis vinifera cultivar Pinot Noir 40024 chromosome 4, ASM3070453v1, the genomic window GGATCATATATCACATTGGAACATGTGAAAAGGTGTGAAATTAGGTttcaatataataaaatttaatgtagTCATTTTTAATGGttataaaaagtttttaatttagttttactCTTCTCAACTAAAACCTCAAAtggtcttttttaaaaaataaaataaaaacaaaagttgTTATTAAAACGTTTTAATACGAAGATCGATTAACCTTAAATGTGTGATTAATAACCTTTTAAGAAGAtgacaaaaataatttcaaagttGCTATTATAGTTATATCTTTCAAGACAAACACATAACTTAGTATGCGAACCCTAATTTTGAATATGATGGTTAACTTATTTTAGTTACTAATAGCTTTCAACCACTCATCACAATGATTGAGTAAAAccattaaattttcattttttattcttaaaataaaaaacaaaactaaaatcattcttaaaaccgttaaatatttataaaaataaaagaatataatttaaaatatttatatttttcattttaaaaatgataaaaacagAAGTGTATTCATAGGAAAGCTCTTAGTTTAAAGCCAACCCCACTAACATGGCACCATGAAGACATGAACATGGCATCAAGCCTCCCCACCAAGCACACATGCCAGCTACCACTAAAcattaaaaaggaaataaaagctTATAAATATTATAGGGTTTGTGATAAGCAACCACTAAATTTCAAACTATCCAAACATGATATTAGAGAGTTTGGGACAAGCAACATATCTATGTATGCAAAAACACTTCTCTAGTTAAATTCTGATATGAAGGAACTGTatacttatatataatataattttttttaaatattttctatatttttaattattacttaaaaaattataaaaaataattgaaaacacctaaaatttattccaactaataacatatttaaaaaaaaaaaattgtttgctaTCAACAATTCTTGGGGTATGTTTTTTaacttataaaattattttttattctgaaAAACAGGAAACtgtttttgaataaatatataactgattcaaaaactgttttccaaatttgaaaacatattagatattttttatatgaaatatttttttaaaaataagatttttatgagaatatttttcagttattttcaattaatatagtgttgttttaaaaatatttatacaaatgtaaaaaatgacttaaaataaaaataaaaagctatttttaaaaatatttgaaataaaaaataagttaaaaatatttcaagcaaattattaaaaactagtttttgaaaacattgactAAGTCTTAGTCATTACTTCTTCCACGAgtatattctaaattttttatatcaaataaattataaataaaaatgatattccGTATTCCCAAGTGGGTGGCATATTCGGATCGCCTCAAATCGCTCGTGTCCCAAATGTCTGATTAACGGGTGCACTCATGAATTTTGTGGGGTCCAATGCAACCATGTTACATGTATtccattaaaatatttgttttcttaaatATCTTGCTTTACTCTTTTTGGCTTTCCATAACTGCCATTCTAGTGCTCTCAAGTGTACTCTTCTACACTaccattcaaaatttcaaacacattcactataataatgaaaaaaatagtagttataataacaaaatattcttattcttttgtgacttattttaattattattcttactaaaaataaaattgaatgattttttatcatttcaacatgatcaaacaaatataacaaaaattatttctaaatttgatatatttttaaaagtaaattttaattttttttgtgttttttttgttttttttattttggtactTTCCTTGAAGCTTCATgcacataattttaaatttttttaataagtagaAGGACTTATCGTTGGGGAGAAAGAGCCAAGTCATTTTAAACGGGTGGTGTCACGTGATTGTGTGGGCTCCACCTCAACAGGCTGTCCAGTAGCTAGATACGTTCCCCTGGTTCCGGTTCCACGCGCATTAATCACAATGAGCGAGCACGCTCCTGTGGGGCCAAGAAAAATCCACTAACAACCACAAGTTCGCAGCGTGGAAGATAGAGCGAGTGAGCGTGTATTTCACCAGGTGTCCGTGCTACTACCCCTCTCCACTTTAGCCCAAAATatctcctttttctttcaaaaaaacatCATAGAAAAGCTGTCATttcattatataatatttataatattttgtcttttatttgaaataaattaatatggGAATTGATTTAATGATCTTAAGACCCGtttaaattttcaataggaattcaaatttattcttatgGAAATAAAATCTTAAGACCCGTTTGGGAATGGTTATCATCAATAGAAAATGAGTTAGTGTTTggatatcaaataaaatcacTAATGgaatagataataaataaaaaaatgaattttgttttGGATAAAACTAAGAGTCAAGTgattgtaaataattttttttttttaaatttagagattttgattcctctattttatataataattaatggACCTTTcataaaccaatttaataacttaaagtgatttaataatttaatttaagtcattaaataaattaaatatatttggtaaaataatttaatagtatgattttaagttaaaataattttaaataataaataaaaacaattaacttattattaaattcgtatttttattttacttttttatcacAATTTGTCATAACTATCTCTACGATCTCTTTGGCTACTACATGACCTTCAtgattacttaattttttttaccttaattataatttatgaagataaatatatcaatttgataatttataataaaatttaagttaattttatcaaacaaccttaatacttaaataaacatcaagtaataattttaaaatcaatatcttaaagtataatttaatttaaagtcaattcaatcattaaataataagtattgaattttatcaaataagtgttaattttttttatacttttttctttaaatgtAACTTACTCTTAGATTTcagataatttatttatttactttttttagatttaccatttatttcttaaattttttccaaaatatttagttttttaatgctaaaactaatatgttaatttattcttttactttttttaataaaatattaaaaaaaaaacaacttaatatttaatattattaaatattatttaattttaagttctatttaaaaaaattccataaaaagtaaaagaaaaaaaactttaattaataCGCACAAAGAGAAATTGAATACATctaaataaatgatataaaaaatcatGTCGAACAAATATTCAACTTGGAAATTCATTTAATAGAAGACTAATATGAATCAAAAGTCATCCCCTTTCCTTGTTAGTTTttccaaaaaaagaagaaaaaataaaaacgtatataacaagtaaataaaaataaattgaaaaatataattttaaaaaacattttactttgaaataaaattttaagacaCAAATGGAAATAAAGATATATGGGGAAAAAGGATAAAAAGTCAACCCTAAAATTAtgccaataaaaaaattgattcttaATTTAACAACattatttttatccataaaatgtgattttattttatttttagattattattaaaaaaaaaaaaggtggggaggaaaaggaaaagcaaaGTTGGGtgtaataatttttgaaaagtgtgTGGCGGTTCACAAATGATGGCCAGGCTGTAAGAGGACAACTCCACCCTCGGGGCTCAGTTTCATACCTCCCCACATTGCAATTTCTATCTTTGTTTTCTAtccattttctctctatatctctctctctcctctcctcCCATCCCCTCTTCTCACATCAGGAGAGatagggaagagagagaggcATTGTTCCCAGATCTCTCTCTGAAATGGCAGAGACAAAGAGGTACATTTCAAAGGAAGAGCTCAAGACCCACAGCAGGGATGGGGATCTATGGATCTCTATACAGGGGAAGGTCTATAATGTGTCTGATTGGGCGAAAGTGCACCCAGGTGGGTCTGCTCCATTGCTGAGTCTCGCCGGCCAGGATGCTACTGACGCTTTTGTGGCCTACCATCCCGGGGTTTTGTGGAGCCGTTTGGACGATTTCTTTACTGGGTTTCATCTCGAGGACTATGCTGTTTCGGAGGCGTCGAGGGATTATAGGAGGTTGGTGTATGAGTTTACGAAGATGGGGTTGTTTGAGAAAAAGGGGCATGGGGTGTTCGTCACGCTCTGTGCGATGGCGGTGATGTTCTCCGCCTGTATTTATGGGGTTCTGGGGTCTGACAACACATGGGTTCATCTCGCCAGTGGCGCGTTGATGGGGCTTTTCTGGATTCAGAGTGGGTGGATTGGGCACGATTCTGGGCACTACCAGGTGATGATGAACAGGCGTTTGAACCGCTTTGTGCAGGTGCTGAGTGGGAATTGTCTTGCGGGGATCAGTATTGCGTGGTGGAAGTGGAATCACAACGCTCATCACATTGCCTGCAACAGCCTCGATTTCGATCCGGATCTTCAGCATATGCCTGTATTCGCGGTATCTTCCAAGCTTTTCAGTTCCCTTACATCTTATTTCTATGAAAGGAAGATGAATTTTGATTGTGTGGCTAGGTTTCTAGTGAGTTACCAGCACTGGACTTTTTATCCTGTGATGTGTGTTGCTAGATTAAATCTATTTGCTCAGTCCTGGTCTTTGTTGTTGTCCAAGAGGAGGGTTCGCTACAGGGCTCAGGAGATTTTGGGGCTGCTTGTGTTTTGGATTTGGTACCCTTTACTTGTTTCATGTCTGCCCAATTGGTGGGAAAGAGTGATGTTTGTTGTTCTGAGTTTCTCCTTTACTGGAATCCAGCATGTTCAATTCTGTTTGAATCATTTCTCATCCAGTGTTTATGTGGGTCCTCCAAGTGGGAATGATTGGTTTGAGAAGCAGACTCATGGGTCTCTCGATATTTCCTGCTCCTCTTGGATGGACTGGTTTCATGGTGGGCTGCAGTTTCAGATTGAGCACCATCTGTTTCCTCGGCTGCCTCGGAACCAGCTCAGGAACGTCTCACCCTTTGTTCAGGAGCTTTGCAAGAAGCACAATTTGCCTTATGATTGCGCGTCATTCTGGAAGGCCAATGTGTTGACACTCGCGACACTGAGGACTGCAGCCTTGCAGGCTCGCGATCTTGCCAACCCGATTCCAAAGAATTTGGTCTGGGAAGCAGTGAACACTCATGGATGAGCTTCACAGCTTCAGGACCTCTCCAAGGGTTTGGGCATTGCTTGCAGCAGCTATATAAGCCTATCAGGCCTTAATTGGGgtataataattttatcttgGTTGATTTCTGAGGGTGATGATCCTTGAtttcaatgaaagaaataaCTATCTCTGTCATTGCTTGGAGGCTTTCATTATTTGCTTATCAATCTGCATGTTTGTGAATTGGCTCATATCATTTTTGGATTAAAGGACAAACCAATGATACGGTTGATCTACATGCTTTTATAGCTCTTTCTCCTCTCagcaaaggttttttttttagtaaaagatgTATATTGAATTGCATCAAATGCTTGCATTTGATAGCCTATCCTGTTTTTCTGGGTTTTTAGGtctctctctatatatttaaattgaatttggattttcatTGTTGTGTAGATTAATGGATGTAACATTGTTTAGTTGTGGTTTTCATTCAATTCCAAAACTACTTTCAACATCAAACATTGATCTTTTTTTCTCTTCGCTGGCTATCAGAAGTGCATTGAGGTTTGTTATATTTACTATTTCTTGCTTCATTCCATGGAAGGTTCCCAATTCCTTCTATTTCAAATTTGGGAGGCAGAGCCTATGGAGTTGTGTGAACTGTCCTAGACTTTTAACATCGATGCCATCTTCTTCTACCCACAGCagttaaaatgattttaagctTCTGTAGGATGTAATCTATCCTGTTAATCCTCTGCTTAAGGTTTCTGTCACAGACCTGTGCTCATTAACTTTGTGGAAGATAGAAAGTAGAAACAGGTGATCTTCCAATTTTGCAGCATGGATCAATGTTTGTCTGTGTCTTGGTATTGAGACTTTGCCCTCTCTGTCACTTCCTCATCATCAGAGTTCGCTGAAAAATTCCTTGTTCCACCTTCATTCTTCTTGGTTGAGAACTGCTCTGAACAAAAGTAGATCTGTTTGGTCACCTTACTGTAATGAACATTTCTCTGTTTTTACTGTACAAGACACTGCTGAATCCTGAAGTTCCCACTAGTTTTCAATGAACTCCATCTTGCTGTTTGGCTTTTCTCTATTTAACCAACTACCACTGGAATTATTTCTGGCTTTGGTTAGAAGTTGGAGCCATGATTTCAAAGTGATAATCCTTATATTCTGAAACATGAAATTTCCTCAGGAAGCAATGTTGTCCTTACTCCTTACTCCTTACTCCTGTGTTAGGcttaaatgtgaaaattgagagAAGTTTCTTAGAAATCTTTGgtaaaaggaaattttttatgAGGGTGGGAAAAGGGTTTTCCTTAAAATTGGTTTTCTAGCAAAACTTTATGGAAAATCAGGCCAAACACCAAGTCATAACTAATAACTACCAACTTAAAATATGGTGGCATCTGTTAGGGATTTTTATACCCAACACAATAGAATATTCCTTCCTTCTGATCAGATGTTGAATTCAGTATGAGGACAGCAGTGTTGTGTGTTTGTTTACCCTGGTGGCTCTTTCCTGGAAACACCCATATTCACAGCACAACAGTGGGAAATTTCCCCTGAAAATATACTCATCATTGTAATTCTTAAAATCGGAAGATGCTATCATGGTCATCTTtgtattatttccttttttttttctttttttttctaattattgatatttatctTTCACAAGTTCAATCAATTCACA contains:
- the LOC100259521 gene encoding acyl-lipid (9-3)-desaturase — translated: MAETKRYISKEELKTHSRDGDLWISIQGKVYNVSDWAKVHPGGSAPLLSLAGQDATDAFVAYHPGVLWSRLDDFFTGFHLEDYAVSEASRDYRRLVYEFTKMGLFEKKGHGVFVTLCAMAVMFSACIYGVLGSDNTWVHLASGALMGLFWIQSGWIGHDSGHYQVMMNRRLNRFVQVLSGNCLAGISIAWWKWNHNAHHIACNSLDFDPDLQHMPVFAVSSKLFSSLTSYFYERKMNFDCVARFLVSYQHWTFYPVMCVARLNLFAQSWSLLLSKRRVRYRAQEILGLLVFWIWYPLLVSCLPNWWERVMFVVLSFSFTGIQHVQFCLNHFSSSVYVGPPSGNDWFEKQTHGSLDISCSSWMDWFHGGLQFQIEHHLFPRLPRNQLRNVSPFVQELCKKHNLPYDCASFWKANVLTLATLRTAALQARDLANPIPKNLVWEAVNTHG